The DNA sequence GCGGATCATCGCGATCGAGAACGGGGCTGGTCACAGCCTCAGTCCCGATCCGGGCCGCAACCGGCCGGGTCGGGGCGCGTACCTGCATCTTGATCCGGCTTGCTTCACGCTGGCGCAGCGACGCCGCGCCTTCGGGCGGGCGTTGCGGATCACCGGGGCACCTGACACCGGTGAGCTGGCCGAGTACCTCCGCGCGTCAACCACTACGTCCGGTCATCCGACCGGACGAGGGTCGCAAGCAAGGTAGGACGACCGACATGAGCACACGATGAAGTCCCTGAAATGACCAGGCTTCAAGTGCACGAGTGAGGTCGCTGCGGGATCTGCCCGCACGACCTCGGAGTGAGGAGTGCAGTGGCAGGCAAGGCCCGCGTACACGAGCTGGCAAAAGAGCTCGGGGTCGAAAGCAAGACCGTTCTCGCCAAGCTGAAGGAAATGGGCGAGTTCGTCAAGTCCGCGTCGAGCACCGTGGAGGCACCCGTCGCCCGACGGCTGCGCGGTGCGTTCGTCGCATCGTCGGAGCAGCCCTCGGCCCCCGCCGCCCCGACGCCCGCACCATCGGGTCCGAGCAGCCCCGCCCGGATCTCCGCCAAGCCCATGCCGCCCCGCCGACCGGCGCCGCCGGTCCGGCCGAAGGGGCCGGTTCCGGGCCCGCCGCAGCCTCCGGCCACCCCGGTGGCCAAGCCGGCGAGCGCCCACGACATCGAGGTGGCGGCCGCCGAGGCGCGCGCCACGGCTCTCAAGGCCGAGCAGGAGGCCGCCGTCAAGGCGGCGCAAGCTGCCCGGCAGCAGCAGCGCGAGGCGCCGGCCCGGCGGGAGCCGCCGGCCGACGGCGGCGCACCCCGGCCCAAGCCGGGTCCGGGTTCGGTTCCGCCGCGTCCGGGTTCGCCGGCCGCGAACCGGCCGGGCCCGTCCGGTACGCCGACCGCGCCTCCGGGGCGACCCGGTGGCCGGCCGCCCGCGCGTAGCGGCGGCAACAACCCGTTCGGCATCACGCCGGGTGGTCAGCGTCCGGCACCGCAGACCGGTGGCGGCCCGCGGCCCAACCCGGCCTCCATGCCGCCGCGGCCGAGCCCGGCCTCCATGCCGCCGCGGCCGAGCCCCGCGTCGATGCCCTCGCAGCGTCCGGGTCGTCCGGGTGGCGGCCCCGGTGGCGGCGCAGGCCGTCCCGGTGGCGGCGCCGGTCGTCCCGGTGGCGGTGGCTTCCGTCCCGGTGGCGGCGGTGGCGGTGGCGGTGGCTTCCGCCCCGGCGGCGGTGGCGGCGGTGGCGGTGGCGGCTTCCGTGGCGGTCCCGGTGGCGGCGGTGGCGGTGGCGGTGCCGGTGGCGGGTTCCGCCCCGGTGGCGGCGCTCCGGCCGGCGGTGCGGGTCGTCCCGGTGGCGGCGGCGGTCGTGGCCGTGGCGGCGGTGCCGCGGGTGCCTTCGGGCGCCCGGGTGGCAAGCCGGCGCGCGGTCGCAAGTCGAAGAAGCAGCGCAGACAAGAGTTCGACAACCTGTCCGCCCCGACGATGAGTTCGGGCGCCCCGCGCGGGCAGGGACAGGTCGTCCGGCTCTCGCGCGGCGCCTCGCTCTCCGACTTCGCCGACAAGATCAACGCCAACCCCGGCGCGCTGGTCCAGGAGATGTTCAACCTGGGCGAGATGGTCACCGCGACCCAGTCGTGCTCCGACGCCACCCTCGAGCTGCTCGGCGTGCACCTCGGTTTCGAGGTGCAGATCGTCAGCCCGGAGGACGAGGACCGCGAGCTGCTGGCCCAGTTCAACATCGACCTCGACGCCGCGGTCGACGAGGACCGCCTGGTCAGCCGGCCGCCGGTGGTGACCGTCATGGGTCACGTCGACCACGGTAAGACCAAGCTGCTCGACGCGATCCGCAAGGCGAACGTGGTGGCCGGCGAGGCCGGCGGCATCACCCAGCACATCGGCGCCTACCAGGTGCACGTGCCGCACGACGGTGAAGACCGGGCGCTGACCTTCATCGACACCCCGGGTCACGAGGCGTTCACCGCCATGCGTGCCCGTGGTGCCCAGGTCACCGACATCGTGGTGCTGGTCGTCGCGGCTGACGACGGTGTCATGCCGCAGACGATCGAGGCGCTCAACCACGCCAAGGCGGCCGACGTGCCGATCGTGGTCGCGGTCAACAAGGTCGACAAGCCGGAGGCCAACCCCGACAAGGTCCGCCAGCAGCTGACCGAATACGGGCTGGTCGCCGAGGAGTACGGCGGCGACACCATGTTCGTCAACGTGGCCGCCAAGCCGGGCATCGGCATCGACGAGCTGCTCGAAGCGGTGCTGCTGACCGCCGACGCGTCGCTGGAGCTGACCGCTCCGATCGACGGGCCGGCGCAGGGTGTCGCGATCGAGGCCCACCTCGACAAGGGCCGTGGTGCGGTGGCGACCGTCCTGGTGCAGAAGGGCACGCTGCGGGCCGGCGACTCGATCGTCGCCGGTGGCGCCCACGGCCGGGTCCGGGCGATGCTCGACGAGAACGGCACGCCGGTCAGCGAGGCCGGTCCGTCGCGTCCGGTCCTGGTCCTCGGTCTGACCGCGGTCCCGGGCGCCGGCGACACCTTCCTCGCGGCCGAGGACGACCGCACGGTGCGTCAGATCGCCGAGCAGCGGCAGGCCCGGCGGCGGGCGGCGAGCTTCGCCAACAGCCGCGGGCGGGCCACCCTCGAGACGCTCATGGAGCAGCTCAAGGAGGGCGAGAAGACCTCGCTCAACCTGGTGCTCAAGGGCGACGTCTCCGGTTCCGTGGAGGCGCTCGAGGACGCGCTGTTCAAGCTGGACATCCCGGAGGAGGTCCAACTGCGGATCATCCACCGGGGCGTCGGTGCGATCACCGAGAGCGACGTCATGCTGGCGAGCGCCTCGTCCGAGGCGGTCACGATCATCGGCTTCAACGTCCGGGCCTCCAACAAGGTCCGGGAGATGGCCGACCGCGAGGGCGTGGAGATCCGGTACTACACCGTCATCTACCAGGCCATCGAGGAGATCGACGCCGCGCTCAAGGGCCTGCTCAAGCCCGAGTACGAAGAGGTCGAGCTGGGCAGCGCGGAGATCCGCGACGTCTTCCGCTCGTCCAAGGTCGGCAACATCTCCGGCTGTATCGTGCGGTCGGGTGTCATCCGGCGTAACGCGAAGGCACGTCTCCTGCGTGACGGCGCGGTCGTGGCGGACAACCTCACGATCAGCTCGCTCAAGCGCTTCAAGGACGACGCGACCGAGGTGCGCGAGGGCTTCGAGTGCGGTCTGACCCTGAGCGGCTACAACAACGTTCAGGTCGGCGACCTCATCGAGACCTTCGAGATGCGGGAGAAGCCGCGCTCCTGACCCACCCATGTTGATCCGGGGAGGGACACCCGTACGGGGTCCCTCCCCGGATCGCGTTCTGCCCCGGCCCGCCCGCCACCGAGACGAAAGTGCCCCACGATGAGCGAGTACGCCCTGCTGCTGGCCCCGTCGGCCAACCGCGTCTACGCCGACGCGGCCGGCCGGATCACCCGGGCCGAGATGGCCGTACTGGCCGGGGCCGGGGTTCTCGACGGGCCGGTCGACGGCATCGCCGAGCGGCGGATCGCCGGGGTCGGCTACGTCACCTTCGAGGCCACCCCGAGCCGGCGCGACCTCGACCGGCTGGCGAACCTGTCGGCGGCGTACGCCCTGTTCGAACGGGTCGGCGACGACCTGCTGCGCCCCGTACCGCTGCACCCGCTCCAGCGCTTCGACGACGACCTGATCACCATCCCGAAATACGCCGGCAAGACCAACGAGCAGTTCACCCGGCTGCTGCTCAACGTCACCCTGCTCGCCTCCGCGTCGGCGTCCGGCATGCTCGACCGCCAGCTCGTCGTACTCGATCCGCTGTGCGGCCGGGGCACGACCCTCAACCAGGCCCTCATGTACGGCTACGACGCGATCGGGGTCGAACTGGACGGCAAGGACGTCGACGCGTACTCGGCGTTCCTGCGTACCTGGCTCAAGCGCAAGCGGCTCAAGCACACCGCGGAGACGACCCCGGTACGCCGGGACCGGCGGCTCGTCGCGCGGCGGTTCGAGGCGGTCCTCGCCGGCTCCAAGGACGACTACCGGTCCGGGGCCACCCAGCGGGTCACCGTGCTGCACGGCGACACCACCCGGGCCCGGGACTTCCTGCGGGCCGGCTGCGCCGACGTGGTGGTCGCCGACGCGCCGTACGGGGTGGCCCACGGCAGCCGTACGGAACAGGGGTTGTCCCGTCGACCGCTGGACCTGCTGGCGGCGGCCGTGCCGGTCTGGGCCGAACTGCTGCGTCCCGGCGGGGCGCTCGGCATCTCGTGGAACACCCACGTCGCCCGGCGTGACCAGGCCGCCGCCGTGCTCGCCGACGCCGGCCTGGTGCCGGTGGCGGGGCCGGGGTATCTCGACCTCTCGCACCGGGTCGACCAGGCCATCGAGCGCGACGTCCTGGTGGCCCGCAAACCGGGCTGACCGGGTCCGGCCGGAAACCCGGCTGATCGCCGGGGCCCGGTTCGTTACGCTGATCCGCGATGTTCACCGGAACCGCGGTCTTCGACC is a window from the Polymorphospora rubra genome containing:
- a CDS encoding YlxR family protein, whose protein sequence is MGCRRRAPAAELLRIIAIENGAGHSLSPDPGRNRPGRGAYLHLDPACFTLAQRRRAFGRALRITGAPDTGELAEYLRASTTTSGHPTGRGSQAR
- the infB gene encoding translation initiation factor IF-2, translated to MAGKARVHELAKELGVESKTVLAKLKEMGEFVKSASSTVEAPVARRLRGAFVASSEQPSAPAAPTPAPSGPSSPARISAKPMPPRRPAPPVRPKGPVPGPPQPPATPVAKPASAHDIEVAAAEARATALKAEQEAAVKAAQAARQQQREAPARREPPADGGAPRPKPGPGSVPPRPGSPAANRPGPSGTPTAPPGRPGGRPPARSGGNNPFGITPGGQRPAPQTGGGPRPNPASMPPRPSPASMPPRPSPASMPSQRPGRPGGGPGGGAGRPGGGAGRPGGGGFRPGGGGGGGGGFRPGGGGGGGGGGFRGGPGGGGGGGGAGGGFRPGGGAPAGGAGRPGGGGGRGRGGGAAGAFGRPGGKPARGRKSKKQRRQEFDNLSAPTMSSGAPRGQGQVVRLSRGASLSDFADKINANPGALVQEMFNLGEMVTATQSCSDATLELLGVHLGFEVQIVSPEDEDRELLAQFNIDLDAAVDEDRLVSRPPVVTVMGHVDHGKTKLLDAIRKANVVAGEAGGITQHIGAYQVHVPHDGEDRALTFIDTPGHEAFTAMRARGAQVTDIVVLVVAADDGVMPQTIEALNHAKAADVPIVVAVNKVDKPEANPDKVRQQLTEYGLVAEEYGGDTMFVNVAAKPGIGIDELLEAVLLTADASLELTAPIDGPAQGVAIEAHLDKGRGAVATVLVQKGTLRAGDSIVAGGAHGRVRAMLDENGTPVSEAGPSRPVLVLGLTAVPGAGDTFLAAEDDRTVRQIAEQRQARRRAASFANSRGRATLETLMEQLKEGEKTSLNLVLKGDVSGSVEALEDALFKLDIPEEVQLRIIHRGVGAITESDVMLASASSEAVTIIGFNVRASNKVREMADREGVEIRYYTVIYQAIEEIDAALKGLLKPEYEEVELGSAEIRDVFRSSKVGNISGCIVRSGVIRRNAKARLLRDGAVVADNLTISSLKRFKDDATEVREGFECGLTLSGYNNVQVGDLIETFEMREKPRS
- a CDS encoding TRM11 family SAM-dependent methyltransferase, coding for MSEYALLLAPSANRVYADAAGRITRAEMAVLAGAGVLDGPVDGIAERRIAGVGYVTFEATPSRRDLDRLANLSAAYALFERVGDDLLRPVPLHPLQRFDDDLITIPKYAGKTNEQFTRLLLNVTLLASASASGMLDRQLVVLDPLCGRGTTLNQALMYGYDAIGVELDGKDVDAYSAFLRTWLKRKRLKHTAETTPVRRDRRLVARRFEAVLAGSKDDYRSGATQRVTVLHGDTTRARDFLRAGCADVVVADAPYGVAHGSRTEQGLSRRPLDLLAAAVPVWAELLRPGGALGISWNTHVARRDQAAAVLADAGLVPVAGPGYLDLSHRVDQAIERDVLVARKPG